The following coding sequences lie in one Variovorax terrae genomic window:
- the boxB gene encoding benzoyl-CoA 2,3-epoxidase subunit BoxB, whose protein sequence is MSTIDLQALIPNNVNLGDNRQLQRALEHWQPAFLNWWDEMGPSDFKAKEVYLRTAVGVDAQGWASYGYTPMPDYRWGIFLADKEENRKIGFGDHMGEDVWQDVPGEYRSTFRRLIVTQGDTEPASVEQQRLLGHTAPSLYDLRNLFQVNVEEGRHLWAMVYLLHAHFGRDGREEAEELLMRHSGDADKPRILGTFNEPMDNWLSFFMFTYFTDRDGKFQLKSFAESAFDPLARTTRFMLTEEAHHMFVGETGVGRVIKRTLEVMKELDTDDAATLRQAGVIDLPTIQKFMNFWFTSSLDLFGSEASSNAANYFSNGIKGRPDEAKFADHVEAETEMTIQVPDGKGGLKNETISTRNGMNEITRLEYVKDCNVGVTRWNMAIKRAGVDFELKLPSTRFRREVGAWAGVPTDPLGTPVTAAEFEAKKDQWLPTAADIGFVKSLMQRVTDPGKMAAWIAPPDRGINANPVEYEYVKL, encoded by the coding sequence ATGAGCACCATCGACCTGCAAGCCCTGATCCCCAACAACGTCAACCTCGGCGACAACCGCCAGCTCCAGCGCGCGCTGGAGCACTGGCAGCCGGCCTTCCTCAACTGGTGGGACGAAATGGGCCCGAGCGACTTCAAGGCCAAGGAGGTGTACCTGCGCACCGCCGTCGGCGTGGACGCGCAAGGTTGGGCCAGCTACGGCTACACCCCCATGCCCGACTACCGCTGGGGCATCTTCCTGGCCGACAAGGAAGAGAACCGCAAGATCGGTTTTGGCGACCACATGGGCGAAGACGTCTGGCAGGACGTGCCCGGCGAATACCGCAGCACCTTCCGCCGCCTGATCGTCACGCAGGGCGACACCGAGCCGGCCTCGGTCGAGCAGCAGCGCCTGCTGGGCCACACCGCGCCCAGCCTGTACGACCTGCGCAACCTGTTCCAGGTGAACGTGGAGGAGGGCCGCCACCTGTGGGCCATGGTCTACCTGCTGCACGCGCACTTCGGCCGCGACGGCCGCGAAGAGGCCGAGGAACTGCTGATGCGCCACAGCGGCGATGCCGACAAGCCGCGCATCCTGGGCACCTTCAACGAGCCCATGGACAACTGGCTGTCGTTCTTCATGTTCACCTACTTCACCGACCGCGACGGCAAGTTCCAGCTCAAGAGCTTTGCCGAGAGCGCGTTCGACCCGCTGGCGCGCACCACGCGCTTCATGCTGACCGAGGAAGCGCATCACATGTTCGTGGGCGAAACCGGCGTGGGCCGCGTCATCAAGCGCACGCTGGAAGTGATGAAGGAGCTCGACACCGACGATGCGGCCACGCTGCGCCAGGCCGGTGTGATCGACCTGCCGACGATCCAGAAATTCATGAACTTCTGGTTCACGAGTTCGCTCGACCTGTTCGGCTCCGAGGCCTCGAGCAACGCCGCCAACTACTTCAGCAACGGCATCAAGGGCCGGCCGGACGAAGCGAAGTTTGCCGACCACGTGGAAGCCGAAACCGAAATGACCATCCAGGTGCCGGACGGCAAGGGTGGCCTGAAGAACGAAACCATCTCCACGCGCAACGGCATGAACGAGATCACGCGCCTGGAGTACGTGAAGGACTGCAACGTGGGCGTGACGCGCTGGAACATGGCGATCAAGCGTGCCGGTGTGGACTTCGAGCTCAAGCTGCCGTCCACGCGCTTTCGCCGCGAGGTGGGCGCCTGGGCTGGCGTGCCGACCGATCCGCTGGGCACCCCCGTGACGGCCGCCGAGTTCGAGGCGAAGAAGGATCAGTGGCTGCCCACCGCGGCCGACATCGGCTTCGTCAAGAGCCTGATGCAGCGCGTGACCGATCCCGGCAAGATGGCCGCCTGGATCGCGCCGCCGGACCGTGGCATCAACGCCAATCCGGTGGAATACGAGTACGTGAAGCTGTAG
- the boxC gene encoding 2,3-epoxybenzoyl-CoA dihydrolase, with product MNAMTEPLLFKQGDRELVSFATHPSRYQHWTLSVEGDVARLKLDINEDGGIKPGYKLKLNSYDLGVDIELHDAINRIRFEHPAVKVVVFESGKEKIWCSGANIYMLGLSTHAWKVNFCKFTNETRNGLEDSSRHDGLKAIAAVTGACAGGGYELALACDRIVMVDDRSSTVSLPEVPLLGVLPGTGGLTRVTDKRKVRRDLADIFCTTSEGVRADRAKDWKLIDAHAKPQQFGQLLATEIEALRVQSTRTSGQKGIELTPLKPLIDEAGYHYATVDAQVDRTARIATITVSAPATAIESTPAAIEAAGANWWPLKLQRELDDAILNLRTNELEVGTWVFKTRGDTNLVMQADAVLAQHKSHWLVKETIGALRRTLARIDVTSRSLIALVDEGSCFAGTLYELALACDRIYMLDLPDAPDAAPALRLNAANFGRYPAVNGLTRLQTRFNEDTQTIAQLQGLDDSPLRADQALALGLVTLTPDDIDWADEIRIMLEERASLSPDAMTGMEASLRFPGKETMETRVFGRLSAWQNWIFIRPNAVGEEGALKLFGTGKKAKFDWKRV from the coding sequence ATGAATGCAATGACCGAACCGCTGCTGTTCAAGCAGGGCGACCGCGAGCTGGTGAGCTTCGCCACCCATCCCAGCCGCTACCAGCACTGGACGCTGAGCGTGGAGGGCGACGTGGCCCGCCTCAAGCTCGACATCAACGAGGACGGCGGCATCAAGCCCGGCTACAAGCTCAAGCTCAACAGCTACGACCTGGGCGTGGACATCGAGCTGCACGACGCCATCAACCGCATCCGCTTCGAGCACCCGGCCGTCAAGGTGGTGGTGTTCGAGAGTGGCAAGGAAAAGATCTGGTGCTCGGGCGCCAACATCTACATGCTGGGCCTGTCGACCCATGCCTGGAAGGTCAACTTCTGCAAGTTCACCAACGAGACCCGCAACGGCCTGGAAGACTCCTCGCGCCACGACGGCCTGAAGGCGATCGCTGCCGTGACCGGCGCCTGCGCCGGCGGCGGCTACGAGCTGGCCCTGGCCTGCGACCGCATCGTCATGGTGGACGACCGCAGCTCTACCGTGAGCCTGCCCGAGGTGCCGCTGCTGGGCGTGCTGCCCGGCACTGGTGGCCTGACGCGCGTGACCGACAAGCGCAAGGTGCGCCGCGACCTGGCCGACATCTTCTGCACCACCAGCGAAGGCGTGCGCGCCGACCGCGCCAAGGACTGGAAGCTGATCGACGCGCATGCCAAGCCGCAGCAGTTCGGCCAACTGCTTGCTACAGAAATCGAAGCACTCCGAGTCCAGTCCACGCGGACCTCCGGCCAGAAAGGCATTGAGCTCACGCCCTTGAAGCCGCTGATCGACGAAGCCGGCTACCACTACGCCACGGTGGACGCGCAGGTGGACCGCACGGCCCGCATCGCGACCATCACGGTGAGCGCGCCGGCCACCGCCATCGAATCCACGCCCGCCGCCATCGAGGCCGCCGGCGCCAACTGGTGGCCGCTCAAGCTGCAGCGCGAGCTGGACGACGCGATCCTGAACCTGCGCACCAACGAGCTGGAAGTCGGCACCTGGGTCTTCAAGACGCGCGGCGACACCAACCTCGTGATGCAGGCCGACGCCGTGCTGGCGCAGCACAAGAGCCACTGGCTGGTGAAGGAAACCATCGGCGCGCTGCGCCGCACGCTGGCCCGCATCGACGTGACCAGCCGCTCGCTGATCGCGCTGGTGGACGAGGGCTCCTGCTTCGCCGGCACGCTGTACGAGCTGGCGCTGGCCTGCGACCGCATCTACATGTTGGACCTGCCCGACGCGCCGGACGCCGCGCCCGCGCTGCGCCTGAACGCCGCCAACTTCGGCCGCTACCCCGCGGTCAACGGCCTGACGCGGCTGCAGACCCGCTTCAACGAAGACACCCAGACCATTGCGCAACTGCAAGGCTTGGACGACAGCCCGCTGCGCGCCGACCAGGCGCTGGCGCTGGGCCTGGTGACGCTGACGCCCGACGACATCGACTGGGCCGACGAGATCCGCATCATGCTGGAGGAGCGCGCCTCGCTCTCGCCCGACGCGATGACCGGGATGGAAGCCTCCCTGCGCTTCCCGGGCAAGGAAACCATGGAGACCCGCGTGTTCGGCCGCCTCTCGGCCTGGCAGAACTGGATCTTCATCCGGCCGAATGCGGTGGGCGAGGAGGGGGCCTTGAAGCTCTTCGGCACGGGCAAGAAGGCCAAGTTCGATTGGAAACGGGTGTGA
- a CDS encoding helix-turn-helix transcriptional regulator, which translates to MPTMTESEQGARTTLVELGARVRAWRARRGMTRKALAADSGLSERFLADVEGGKGNVSIYSLEAAARALNISILELLQDAPRPALVRVQGLLGRLDDGQLDQAYMLLGSTFGLGDSLGREQRIALIGLRGAGKTTLGAQLAAQRGLAFVELDREIEREAGTSMNEILLLHGQAGYRRYERRALLRIAEDHADGVVMTTGGSIVSERETFDLLQSRFYCVWLKASPEEHMSRVVAQGDMRPFHTTRGEDGEIAQGAMGEALDDLRRILASREALYARADAVVDTAARTARQSLKDLERAVPAPTTPN; encoded by the coding sequence ATGCCAACCATGACTGAATCCGAACAGGGCGCCAGGACCACGCTGGTCGAGTTGGGCGCCCGCGTGCGGGCCTGGCGCGCGCGTCGCGGCATGACGCGCAAGGCGCTGGCCGCCGACTCGGGCCTGAGCGAGCGCTTTCTGGCCGATGTGGAGGGCGGCAAGGGCAATGTGTCCATCTACTCGCTGGAGGCCGCGGCCCGCGCGCTGAACATCTCGATCCTCGAACTGCTGCAGGACGCGCCGCGGCCTGCGCTGGTGCGCGTGCAGGGCCTGCTGGGGCGGCTGGACGACGGCCAGCTCGACCAGGCCTATATGCTGCTGGGCAGCACCTTCGGCCTGGGCGATTCGCTGGGGCGCGAGCAGCGCATCGCGCTGATCGGCCTGCGCGGCGCCGGCAAGACCACGCTGGGCGCCCAGCTGGCCGCCCAGCGCGGCCTGGCCTTCGTCGAGCTCGACCGCGAGATCGAGCGCGAGGCCGGCACCAGCATGAACGAGATCCTGCTGCTGCATGGCCAGGCCGGCTACCGCCGCTACGAGCGCCGCGCGTTGCTGCGCATCGCCGAGGACCATGCCGACGGCGTGGTGATGACCACCGGCGGCTCCATCGTGAGCGAGCGCGAGACCTTCGACTTGCTGCAAAGCCGCTTCTACTGCGTCTGGCTCAAGGCCAGCCCCGAGGAGCACATGAGCCGCGTCGTGGCCCAGGGCGACATGCGCCCCTTTCATACGACCCGCGGCGAAGATGGCGAAATCGCGCAGGGCGCGATGGGCGAGGCGCTGGACGACCTGCGCCGCATCCTGGCCAGCCGCGAAGCCCTGTACGCGCGTGCCGACGCGGTGGTGGACACCGCCGCGCGCACCGCGCGCCAATCCCTCAAAGACCTGGAACGCGCCGTTCCCGCCCCGACGACCCCGAACTGA
- a CDS encoding flavodoxin domain-containing protein has product MKLKILVGTMTSTADYVAQAIQMDCADLVDEIEVCLMDGLDISAFDEDALYLICSSTYGSGDVPDNARMLYDSLDTSPKYLGHVRYGVIALGDRTYLQTFCFGGKKFDERLQGLGAQRIGEVWCHDASSGTLAETEGTAWCREWLAEALAQAPAA; this is encoded by the coding sequence ATGAAGCTCAAGATTCTGGTGGGCACCATGACCAGCACCGCAGACTATGTGGCACAGGCGATCCAGATGGATTGCGCCGATCTGGTCGACGAGATCGAGGTGTGCCTGATGGACGGCCTGGACATCAGCGCCTTCGATGAAGATGCACTTTATCTCATCTGCTCCTCCACCTACGGCTCCGGCGACGTGCCTGACAACGCCCGCATGCTGTACGACTCGCTGGACACCAGCCCGAAGTACCTGGGCCATGTGCGCTACGGCGTGATCGCCCTGGGCGACCGCACCTACCTGCAGACCTTCTGCTTCGGCGGCAAGAAGTTCGACGAGCGGCTGCAGGGCCTGGGCGCGCAGCGCATCGGCGAGGTCTGGTGCCACGACGCGAGCAGCGGCACCCTGGCCGAGACCGAGGGCACGGCCTGGTGCCGCGAGTGGCTGGCCGAGGCGCTGGCCCAGGCCCCCGCCGCCTGA